Part of the Micropterus dolomieu isolate WLL.071019.BEF.003 ecotype Adirondacks linkage group LG22, ASM2129224v1, whole genome shotgun sequence genome is shown below.
CTGTAGCTGATCCTTTATGACAAGTAACAGCTGATAAGCATGTGTCAAAAAGGTGCAAAGTCACTGTTTCGCAACCGGAACATCGTTGACCGAAACACTTGTCGCTGGTTGTTGTTATCAGGAAGTGCTGCTTCTCTTTCTGGTCCTCGGTCGCCTCGTGGAGTTTTCCTCTTCTTGGTCACTTTCACAATCCCTctgaaataatcaaaatgtttgaGTTGGTGATGACAGTTCTAGGGACCTACAAAATATAAAGATTATTTTGTTGTAGGGGGGAAAtgctttcatttaatttcttgCTGTGAGCTAGTTGAGAAGATTGATTCCACTCTTATGTTTGTACAGTACGGTAAATATAAggcttcagccagcagccagttagcttggCTTTGCACAAAAGGAAACGGAACGGGGGGGCTCTGTCTTAAAGTAAAAAATTCCACCTACCAGCATCTCCAAAGCTCACAAATTGACAAATTGACACttaatttcttgtttgtttaatccatacaaaaacagaGGCATAAACAATTTTTTGACAAAGGGTCATGTGCTGGCCTTCTTGGTCGTGAGGGGTGATTTCCTGAAGTAGATTAATGCAACCTCGTGGTGACTTCAAGACTCCAGGATGTCACTGTTCCTGGAAATCTTCCGGCACATAATCCCTAGTAAAACTACAACTTGTCACTTTTAAACCTCaatttttgtatggattaaacacaAGAGATATAACGAGATaattagaggtgctggtaggcggattttgttacctttataCAGAGCCGGGTTAGCTGTTtcaccctgtttccagtcttcatgctatgCTAAATTAGGCTAACCAGCTTCTGGCTGTAGATTCATATTTATCATAAAGACAGGAGAGTAGAGTCCCCCAACTAACTCTCAGTAAGAAAGTAAATGTGCAAAATTTCCTAAATATCAAACTGTTACTTTAAGTCCAGACTGAGCCATTTCCTGTTAGCTTGACAAAAGTGAGTTCTTACCCCGTCCTGCTCAGGCAGCTTGTGGCCCTTCTTCATGATGCGAGTTAAGTGGTTGCACAGAGCCACAATTCTGAATGACAACTGATGAACAGATAAAAGCAAAGGGAATATGTGTCAACATCAATCATAGTGACATTTTTTATAGAAACCTGATTGCTATAAGGAAATCCTTTATTTTACCTTCCATCTGCGTCTGGCATACTGTCTCTTAAAGTTCTCCAAGTTGACCACTGACAATCTCTTCACCATGGCCTGTCTGGGATTCAGAGGCTGCAGAGACACAATCAAGGATGAAATAACAGACATTATACTGATATCAAACGTTCAAGcatgttcaaaaaacaaaatgctatgGTACTGATCTAATTTTGACACTATAATCTGAGGTACAACAGGAAACATACTGAAATCTCAGAACACAAATGGTAAGGATTTGTTAATGAGATACATAATAAATGATGAACCTTTATTTCAGTGTGTAGacaacagtgaaaaatgtcagtgtgcACAGCAAATGCATGAAGTGTGTATATCTGATGAAAAGCTAAAACCACTGATAAGgatgtgacacattttaaaacaaacagttttATCATAGATGTTGTTTTTCCGGTCGGCTCATAGAACATCTCCAAGAAAGAAATAAgaaaggtttttaaaataaataaataaatacaacctTAAGTAAAAGTGCATATTTAAATCTATGAAAAATAatctgaaacaaaaaacatttatgacTAGACACATAACTTTACAATTAAccactagaaaaaaaaaaatcaatatacaGTCTAAAAAATTTGAAtggaatgaaaaaataaatcaataaaaaaattgttAACTTCTTATACATCCCATTGAAAAGAATTGCTGTTTTATCCTTCTTCTATCCGTCTTCTTCTGGCCATAACAgagtaaaaacatttctaatcatcatcattatcattacttgtcaaaataaaaaagaaaccaaacCCGCTTAATCAAACAGGAAAAGTGCATAAATAGGAAAAGGaagtatgcttatttgctttcttgcccagagttagatgagaagatcgacgccactctcatatctgtttGTTAGATATAACAGAAATATCATTTAACTCTCTGTAAGTATGCAAAATGTGGATTTCCGCAAATTCCTATTACTTTAACTGAAAAGTATCGTACAGAGTtcacacaaaagtaaaatagaaataaagaaaaggtACAAAGCTATACATTGAAAGGTTTTTgttgaatttaaatattttcaaaaactCTGTTAGCTTTTTAAGGTCAATAAAAGTGTGTCTTAATTTCTGTATGTTAGCCAGACTCTGTGAGTGGCTGTTTGGCCTCAGGGCACAGTTCCCTTCTGCAGGACTGATGCAGCAGCTCCGTCAGCCCCTACTTCACTTCCGTATTCAAACTGCTGCTGTGGATGCTGCTGTTGGCACCATCCAGCTGCAGAGAGCTCATCACCTcctgcagccactgcagctcAGAGTTCAGCTCCTGCCTCAGAGCGTCCAGCTGAATCTGCCTCTGGCTGTACTTCCCACTGACGCTCTCCAGACTGGCATCTATAGCCTTCACGTCCTCCTGCAGCAGCCTCCTTGTGGCCTCCACTTTATGGAAGTCGTAGTGGATCTGGGACAGCTGCTTCCTCGCAGTCTCGCTCTCCTCCTTGTACCAGGCCTCCTTGTCGTTGTAGATGGAGAGCAGTGCTTCTATGTCCCCCTGCAGAGCGTGGTGGGCTCTTGCCACCTCTGAAAGCCCCGTCTCCATCAGACTGACATCCTCCACCACATGTGCAAAACGCTCAAAGTTGGCATATGTGTTGTTCTGGGCCACACTGGAGTGAGACTGGATGGTGTACTCCTTTAGACGCTTCGTCTTCAGCTGCTCTGCTTTCTTCTCAGCCTCAGGGGCAGTGCTATCTTCTTCCATGTAGTCACAGGACTTCAGACAGAAGGATGGAGGGGGGGAGGACACTGAGTGAGAGGCTATCTCATTGTTGCATCTTGAAAACACACATGGGGTGATATTCCAGCAGATGTGGCACTGTATGGATTAGTGTGTGACCCTTCAGCGAAAGCCATGGCAGGTAAGAGCAGCAAAAAATAATGAACATTCCTGTTGAGTGGGTTATGTTTCCTGGCTTCATGCTTGTATCCAAACAGGATGGGGACTCCACAGCAAAACACCATTCACATGCAGCTAATGTTGGAGTAGGCTTCTTCAACATTAAAGGTTGTTATGTCCATgccattaaaaacaacaacaattagtGAGGTCTTGATCAATTGAATTGCTAGACAAAATGACTTTTTCAGACTGCAAAAGAGAGCTGTACAAGATGTTTGGAGCTAAGTGTGTTCATAGGTGaagggtgagagagagggtgTGGTGCAGtgataaaaacaatatacagCGACTGTGATGACGTATGTTTTCAACAGGCCAGAACATAATCAGAACTTATATCAAAAGGGGTTGTGTACTTTTTGAGCCTCAGGTCAAACATTTTATGAGAAACAAACCTGTTATCCATATGTTACCTTTGACGTTAGCTGTTAAATGTTGCTTCACATGTAGCAGGAAGTGAGGTGCTGACGGTAGTTATTGAGAATATAAAAACATTCTATAATAGACATAAATCCAGTGCATACCTTAATCCAAGGATGGTTGAGGGCCTCATGTATGGTCATCCGTTttctaaaatgaaaatgcagctGAGTAAATACACTGGGGCAACTCTATCAGAACACAGTGAGCAGTCATGCTTTAGGATGTGAATCTCTCAGGAACACATTAGGACCCGGTCTTAGCTTTCACAGGGATATTAAGTTTCCTGGAGTTGcatttaaatcaaaacacaTGTTAAGCaacaagaagaagagagacaagTATCACACAGTGTTTTGCCTGTTGTAATTCAtaggtgtaaataataattttatttagtgtaTCACATTGTGTAAACCCTTGCTCTAGATTTCTGTGGACTGGCTGGCCTTTCTTTCTCATTTGGATCAGGTCTGCACACTTAATGCGCTTAGGATTAATTGCAGCGAAACTTTAAATGCTGGGCTTTGTGTTTGGGCTTGTGTGGAATTGTCAGACTTGACCTTTGGCCTTCAGCTGTTTGTCAGTTCTTTTACCTCGTGTCCTTCTCCAGGAGCTGCCTGATGAAGTTCTTGGCCAGCTCACTTGTATTACTAAAGAACTCTTCGTCAAACTCGTAGTTCACTGCCGAGATGTTTCCCAGCGTCTCCTGCTTCGTGTCACCGAGGAAAGGTGAAGCGCCACTCAAactgaaacaacagcacaaacatTCACACCCTCATTCACCCTCCTTGATAATCTCTCAAGGAACATTAAAATTCCCACTCATAATCACGAATCATCCCAACTTACAGTATATATGTGATGACTCCAATGCTCCTGTGAAAAACAGCACAAGGTTAATCCAAAGTTATGCACTGCAGCATGTTGTATGGAAGGCAGCAGAGTCAGATATAATTAAAGGCTCTTACCACATGTCTGCCTCCAATCCCAATGGCTCATAGTTGACTATCTCTGGAGCTGAAAATAGACAGCACATACTCCTGCATCACAAACAGGCCAAACACCAAGCCTCCTCTTGAAATGTCCTCCACTACAAACATATCTAATATAAAAACACTTGCCAACAAATTCAGGGgttccaaaaatgtttttgaaatctGCCCCAGCTTCCATTTTGTGAGCCAGTCCAAAGTCTATGATCTTGATGCGGGGTAGAGGAACATTCCTGTCCAGCAGCATTATATTTTCAGGCTGaagtgcaaaaagaaaaaacagagaggCACTTTTGACAGCAGATTTCTGTTAAATCCGAAATTGGGCAATACATAAACAACATTGAGTAAAACAAGTTACCTTGTTAAAGTCGCCTTTTGTGTAagcattaaagaaaaacatcagtaaCGGTTACAGTCATACTTGTGAGTGTGAAATATTAAATggaaagttcaacattttggaaatttAGCTTATTCGCATTCTTGTCGAGAGTTAGATTAGAAGATTCATACTAGTCTCATGCCTGCACGCTAAATACGGATCTCCTGCTAGCAGGTGATTTTGTCCCTTTCggacagagccatgctagctgtttccagtctttgtgctaagcaaCAGTAAGTTATCCAGCTGCAAACAGGAGCTCCACATAGGTGgcattaatcttctcatctcaactcatgaaagcaaagcaaatatgctaatttattaaaatgtcaaactttccCCTTTAAGCTATTAAGcatatttattttgcagacttaACATAGTTCAGGCTTTACTGTGTTGCTCTGGATTCTTATAAATCAATGTAAAGGTCACAATCAAACATCCAGTCAGTACAGATAGATCAAATTTTCCTCGACCGATTTGAAAATGTTAAGCAGAAATGCGTGCACAGATCTATCATTGTGAACTGAAGGCTTGCCAAATGAAGAGCATCAAGAGTGCAGCTGCAGAAAAACAGGACAGTGACTAACAGACAGTAGTGTGGGAGACACTGCTTTCTGAAAGTAAAGAGATAACCTTGTGGTGTCTGTATCAGAGAGTCTGGACCTCCGCCACAGAAAACAGGAAGGATGTGTGATTCAGAATGGAGAGAGTCTACCGGCTCATACATTAGAcacttactatatatatatttaacattaagTCCTGTTTAACCTTGCGTGTACGCACAGTTCAGTAGCCGTGGAGGTAAA
Proteins encoded:
- the dapk2b gene encoding death-associated protein kinase 2 isoform X2, with product MKTSGMAEFKQQNVDDFYEIGEALGSGQFAIVKHCIEKSTGNKYAAKFIKKRQSRASRRGVRREEIEREVDILQQLHHPNIVELHDVFENRTDVVLILELVSGGELFDFLAQKESLSEEEATQFIKQILDGVQYLHSKRISHFDLKPENIMLLDRNVPLPRIKIIDFGLAHKMEAGADFKNIFGTPEFVAPEIVNYEPLGLEADMWSIGVITYILLSGASPFLGDTKQETLGNISAVNYEFDEEFFSNTSELAKNFIRQLLEKDTRKRMTIHEALNHPWIKPLNPRQAMVKRLSVVNLENFKRQYARRRWKLSFRIVALCNHLTRIMKKGHKLPEQDGRDCESDQEEENSTRRPRTRKRSSTS
- the dapk2b gene encoding death-associated protein kinase 2 isoform X1, translating into MKTSGMAEFKQQNVDDFYEIGEALGSGQFAIVKHCIEKSTGNKYAAKFIKKRQSRASRRGVRREEIEREVDILQQLHHPNIVELHDVFENRTDVVLILELVSGGELFDFLAQKESLSEEEATQFIKQILDGVQYLHSKRISHFDLKPENIMLLDRNVPLPRIKIIDFGLAHKMEAGADFKNIFGTPEFVAPEIVNYEPLGLEADMWSIGVITYILLSGASPFLGDTKQETLGNISAVNYEFDEEFFSNTSELAKNFIRQLLEKDTRKRMTIHEALNHPWIKSCDYMEEDSTAPEAEKKAEQLKTKRLKEYTIQSHSSVAQNNTYANFERFAHVVEDVSLMETGLSEVARAHHALQGDIEALLSIYNDKEAWYKEESETARKQLSQIHYDFHKVEATRRLLQEDVKAIDASLESVSGKYSQRQIQLDALRQELNSELQWLQEVMSSLQLDGANSSIHSSSLNTEVK